One genomic window of Micromonospora sp. WMMD1128 includes the following:
- a CDS encoding MBL fold metallo-hydrolase — MLVAGFPADAFGTNCYVVATGPGEQCVVVDPGIGVIDRLDAVLAEHRLHPAAVLLTHGHLDHTFSVAPVCGARGITAYVHPADREMLADPTKALSADLTALFGGRLPYTEPDDVAELTDGATLSLAGLEITVDHAPGHTGGSVLFRLPGAGSPWEADEVCLSGDVLFAGSIGRTDLPGGSMPRMLASLRDKVLPLADDTVVLPGHGPATTVGRERATNPYLVEVAGDARPAAPTRGL; from the coding sequence GTGCTCGTGGCCGGCTTTCCCGCGGACGCCTTCGGCACCAACTGCTACGTGGTGGCGACCGGGCCGGGGGAGCAGTGCGTGGTGGTCGATCCCGGCATCGGGGTGATCGACCGGCTCGACGCCGTGCTCGCCGAGCACCGCCTGCATCCGGCCGCCGTGCTGCTCACCCACGGCCACCTCGACCACACGTTCTCGGTCGCGCCGGTCTGCGGCGCGCGGGGCATCACCGCCTACGTGCACCCGGCCGACCGCGAGATGCTCGCCGACCCGACCAAGGCGCTCTCGGCGGACCTCACCGCGCTGTTCGGTGGGCGGCTGCCGTACACCGAGCCGGACGACGTGGCCGAGCTGACCGACGGCGCGACGCTGTCGCTGGCCGGGTTGGAGATCACCGTCGACCACGCTCCCGGCCATACCGGCGGGTCGGTGCTGTTCCGGCTGCCCGGCGCCGGCTCGCCCTGGGAGGCGGACGAGGTCTGCCTCTCCGGTGACGTGCTCTTCGCCGGCTCGATCGGCCGCACCGACCTGCCGGGCGGCAGCATGCCCCGCATGCTGGCCAGCCTTCGGGACAAGGTCCTCCCGCTGGCCGACGACACAGTCGTCCTGCCCGGCCACGGCCCCGCGACCACCGTCGGCCGCGAGCGCGCGACGAACCCGTACCTCGTCGAGGTGGCGGGCGACGCGCGCCCGGCCGCACCCACCCGCGGCCTCTAG
- a CDS encoding peptidylprolyl isomerase, translating into MASSRDRQRKLARAKLDRQLARRAAAARRRRQIQAGVGAAVVLVLIVAGSAWALGAFDSEPEKQAAEDTCLWTPQDATGNTNLKDVGTPATRDLPTSGTRPMTVTTNQGGPITVELDQAAAPCGSASLAHLAGRQFYDDTKCHEITSEGALRCGDPSGTGIGGPTYTFYDENVPSAPEPSPSASPAPGEPPAYPKGTVAMIGSPPGSNGSQFLIFFKDFNPAKPAYSIVGKVTGGLDVVEKIGALPTVDNGGGVKVKPKTDVVIQSLTVGEPNASPPAPSEPASSPSAG; encoded by the coding sequence GTGGCTTCCAGCAGGGACCGGCAGCGCAAACTGGCGCGGGCCAAGCTCGACCGGCAACTCGCCCGGCGGGCCGCGGCCGCGCGGCGTCGCCGGCAGATCCAGGCCGGCGTGGGCGCCGCGGTGGTGCTCGTGCTGATCGTGGCCGGCTCGGCCTGGGCGCTCGGCGCGTTCGACTCGGAGCCGGAGAAGCAGGCCGCCGAGGACACCTGCCTCTGGACCCCGCAGGACGCCACCGGGAACACCAACCTCAAGGACGTCGGCACCCCGGCCACCCGGGACCTGCCCACGTCGGGCACCCGGCCGATGACTGTCACCACCAACCAGGGCGGGCCGATCACCGTCGAGCTGGACCAGGCCGCCGCCCCCTGCGGCAGCGCCAGCCTTGCCCACCTGGCCGGCCGGCAGTTCTACGACGACACCAAGTGCCACGAGATCACCAGCGAGGGCGCGCTGCGCTGCGGCGACCCGAGCGGCACCGGGATCGGCGGGCCGACCTACACGTTCTACGACGAGAACGTCCCCTCCGCGCCCGAGCCCAGCCCGTCGGCCTCGCCGGCCCCGGGCGAGCCGCCGGCGTACCCGAAGGGCACGGTCGCCATGATCGGTAGCCCGCCGGGCAGCAACGGCAGCCAGTTCCTGATCTTCTTCAAGGACTTCAACCCGGCCAAGCCGGCCTACAGCATCGTCGGCAAGGTCACCGGCGGGCTGGACGTGGTGGAAAAGATCGGCGCGCTGCCGACCGTCGACAACGGCGGCGGCGTCAAGGTCAAGCCGAAGACGGACGTGGTGATCCAGAGCCTCACCGTCGGCGAGCCGAACGCCTCGCCGCCCGCGCCGAGCGAGCCGGCGAGCAGCCCCAGCGCCGGATGA
- a CDS encoding peptidylprolyl isomerase, with amino-acid sequence MTSTRDRQRAAARARLEREMAERAGKARKRRQTQAIVGAAAVLVLVVAGTVWLVTSLGDDDEKSGDTAAAGFAQCAYTEVPKEGRPAQIKDVGLPPTQQVDKGSQTMTIETNLGPITAKLDRAAVPCTAGSFTHLASKGFFDNTKCHRLVTEGIKVLQCGDPSATGKGWRDTDGTGGPSYNLAEENLPTNKRPPYPEGVIAMANSGQPGSTGSQFFIVYGDSQLDPNYTVLGTITGGMDVVKQVAAAGDDGAFAEQAGGGHPKKEIVMTKVTMSDIEG; translated from the coding sequence GTGACGTCCACGAGAGACCGCCAGCGGGCGGCGGCGCGGGCCCGGCTCGAACGGGAGATGGCCGAGCGGGCCGGCAAGGCCCGCAAGCGCCGGCAGACGCAGGCGATCGTCGGCGCCGCCGCCGTGCTGGTGCTCGTCGTGGCCGGCACCGTCTGGCTCGTCACGTCGCTCGGCGACGACGACGAGAAGTCCGGCGACACCGCCGCCGCCGGCTTCGCCCAGTGCGCCTACACGGAGGTGCCCAAGGAGGGCCGGCCGGCGCAGATCAAGGATGTCGGGCTGCCACCGACGCAGCAGGTCGACAAGGGCAGCCAGACGATGACGATCGAGACCAACCTGGGCCCGATCACCGCCAAGCTCGACCGGGCCGCGGTGCCCTGCACCGCCGGCAGCTTCACCCACCTGGCCAGCAAGGGTTTCTTCGACAACACCAAGTGCCACCGGCTGGTCACCGAGGGCATCAAGGTGCTCCAGTGCGGCGACCCGAGCGCGACCGGCAAGGGCTGGCGGGACACCGACGGCACCGGCGGGCCGAGCTACAACCTGGCCGAGGAGAACCTCCCCACCAACAAGCGCCCGCCGTACCCGGAGGGCGTCATCGCGATGGCCAACTCCGGCCAGCCCGGCAGCACCGGCAGCCAGTTCTTCATCGTGTACGGCGACAGCCAGCTCGACCCGAACTACACCGTGCTGGGCACCATCACCGGCGGCATGGACGTGGTGAAGCAGGTCGCCGCCGCGGGTGACGACGGCGCGTTCGCCGAGCAGGCCGGCGGCGGTCACCCGAAGAAGGAGATCGTCATGACCAAGGTGACGATGAGCGACATCGAGGGCTGA
- a CDS encoding bifunctional (p)ppGpp synthetase/guanosine-3',5'-bis(diphosphate) 3'-pyrophosphohydrolase has translation MEGTVHPTGDADGSVTEHGGNTPAGANGGTPDAAADGDAVVVPFPTDGDPSTSGGFALSNAPTGRRVRARLARFNAPWQTSQVSEVLEPLISAHRDAHPKADARLLQRAFDTAARWHSGQYRKSGDPYITHPLAVATILGNLGMDTTTLVAALLHDTIEDTEYTLDAMRADFGGEVALLVDGVTKLDKVKLGDAAKAETIRKMVVAMAKDPRVLVIKLADRLHNMRTLTFLPRPKQEQKAKETLEILAPLAHRLGMNTIKWELEDLAFGTLFPKRYEEILRLIGEHQPQRESLLRQVTQKVGTDLKAAKIKAETTGRPKHLYSIYQKMIVRGRDFNDIYDLVGVRILVDTVRDCYAALGVIHANWQPVPGRFKDYIAMPKFNMYQSLHTTVIGPTGKPVEMQIRTYAMHRTAEFGIAAHWKYKEHKGTQVVGPPAHIDEMTWLRQLLDWQREAADPSEFLDALRFDLSSQEVYVFTPKGDVIPLPTGSTPVDFAYAVHTEVGHKCIGARVNGKLVPLESTLSNGDVIEIFTSKSDTAGPTQDWLGFVKSPRARTKIRQYFNKERREEAIEAGKDSIVKAMRKQGMPLQRMLTSDALMAIARDLHLADVASLYAAVGDSQVSAQSVVQKLMASYGGEEGAAEDIAETAVATRPPRSRQSSADPGVVVRGVSDVWIKLARCCTPVPPDSVFGFVTRSGGVSVHRDDCANAEDLRAQPERVVEVSWKLTSASTFLVAIQVEALDRHKLLADVTRVLSEERVNILSATVTTTRDRVAVSRFSFEMADPKHLGHLLAAVRKVDGVFDAYRVTSGA, from the coding sequence GTGGAGGGCACGGTGCACCCGACAGGCGACGCGGACGGCTCGGTGACCGAGCACGGCGGCAACACGCCCGCCGGGGCGAACGGCGGCACGCCGGACGCGGCGGCCGACGGCGACGCGGTGGTGGTGCCGTTCCCGACCGACGGTGACCCCTCGACCAGCGGCGGTTTCGCCCTCTCCAACGCGCCGACCGGCCGGCGGGTGCGCGCCCGCCTGGCCCGGTTCAACGCGCCCTGGCAGACCTCGCAGGTCAGCGAGGTGCTGGAGCCGCTGATCTCCGCCCACCGGGACGCCCATCCGAAGGCCGACGCGCGCCTGTTGCAGCGTGCGTTCGACACCGCCGCGCGCTGGCACTCGGGGCAATATCGCAAGTCCGGCGACCCCTACATCACGCACCCGCTCGCGGTGGCGACCATCCTGGGCAACCTGGGCATGGACACCACCACGCTGGTGGCGGCGCTGCTGCACGACACGATCGAGGACACCGAGTACACCCTCGACGCGATGCGCGCCGACTTCGGCGGCGAGGTCGCGCTGCTCGTCGACGGCGTGACGAAGCTCGACAAGGTCAAGCTGGGCGACGCGGCCAAGGCGGAGACCATCCGCAAGATGGTGGTGGCCATGGCGAAGGACCCGCGGGTCCTGGTGATCAAGCTGGCCGACCGGCTGCACAACATGCGGACGCTCACCTTCCTGCCCCGCCCCAAGCAGGAGCAGAAGGCCAAGGAGACGCTGGAGATCCTGGCGCCGCTGGCGCACCGCCTGGGAATGAACACGATCAAGTGGGAGCTGGAGGATCTGGCCTTCGGCACGCTGTTCCCGAAGCGGTACGAGGAGATCCTGCGCCTGATCGGGGAGCACCAGCCGCAGCGGGAGTCGCTGCTGCGCCAGGTGACGCAGAAGGTGGGCACCGACCTGAAAGCCGCCAAGATCAAGGCGGAGACGACCGGCCGGCCGAAGCACCTCTACTCGATCTACCAGAAGATGATCGTGCGGGGTCGCGACTTCAACGACATCTACGACCTGGTCGGGGTGCGGATCCTGGTCGACACGGTGCGCGACTGCTACGCGGCGCTGGGGGTCATCCACGCCAACTGGCAGCCGGTGCCGGGCCGGTTCAAGGACTACATCGCCATGCCCAAGTTCAACATGTACCAGTCGCTGCACACGACTGTCATCGGGCCCACCGGCAAGCCGGTGGAGATGCAGATCCGCACGTACGCGATGCACCGCACCGCCGAGTTCGGCATCGCCGCGCACTGGAAGTACAAGGAGCACAAGGGCACCCAGGTGGTGGGCCCGCCGGCGCACATCGACGAGATGACCTGGCTGCGGCAGTTGCTGGACTGGCAGCGCGAGGCGGCCGACCCGAGCGAGTTCCTGGACGCGCTGCGGTTCGACCTGTCCAGCCAGGAGGTGTACGTCTTCACGCCGAAGGGCGACGTCATCCCGCTGCCGACCGGGTCGACGCCTGTGGACTTCGCGTACGCGGTGCACACCGAGGTCGGGCACAAGTGCATCGGCGCGCGGGTCAACGGCAAGCTGGTGCCGCTGGAGTCGACGCTGTCCAACGGCGACGTGATCGAGATCTTCACGTCGAAGTCCGACACGGCCGGCCCGACGCAGGACTGGTTGGGCTTCGTCAAGAGCCCCCGGGCACGCACCAAGATCCGGCAATATTTCAACAAGGAGCGGCGCGAGGAGGCGATCGAGGCCGGCAAGGACTCGATCGTCAAGGCGATGCGCAAGCAGGGCATGCCGTTGCAGCGGATGCTCACCTCGGACGCGCTGATGGCCATCGCGCGGGACCTGCACCTCGCGGACGTCGCCTCGCTCTACGCGGCGGTCGGCGACAGTCAGGTCTCCGCGCAGTCGGTGGTGCAGAAGCTGATGGCCTCCTACGGCGGCGAGGAGGGCGCGGCGGAGGACATCGCCGAGACCGCCGTCGCCACCCGGCCGCCGCGCAGCCGGCAGAGCAGCGCCGACCCGGGCGTGGTGGTCCGCGGCGTCAGCGACGTCTGGATCAAGCTGGCCCGCTGCTGCACGCCGGTGCCACCGGACTCGGTGTTCGGCTTCGTCACCCGCTCCGGCGGGGTCAGCGTGCACCGCGACGACTGCGCCAACGCCGAGGACCTGCGGGCCCAGCCCGAGCGGGTGGTCGAGGTGAGCTGGAAGCTGACGTCGGCCTCCACGTTCCTCGTCGCCATCCAGGTGGAGGCGCTCGACCGGCACAAGCTGCTCGCCGACGTGACCCGGGTGCTGTCGGAGGAGCGGGTGAACATCCTCTCCGCGACGGTGACCACCACCCGGGACCGGGTGGCGGTCAGCCGGTTCAGCTTCGAGATGGCCGACCCGAAGCACCTGGGGCACCTGCTGGCCGCGGTGCGCAAGGTCGACGGGGTCTTCGACGCGTACCGGGTGACGTCCGGCGCCTGA
- a CDS encoding adenine phosphoribosyltransferase: MTETHTAGVRGDSGPEAAQLVASRTLDVPDFPKPGVMFKDLMPLFADGVAFREVIDGIIAYHGPDSFDAVVGIEARGFVLAAAVAYATGVGVVPVRKAGKLPRATHSASYALEYGEATLEVHQDAFTAGHRVLVLDDVLATGGTAEATLDLVERAGGTVSGFTVLLELGFLGGRERLAPRPVHALLTV; the protein is encoded by the coding sequence GTGACGGAGACCCACACCGCAGGCGTACGGGGAGACAGCGGCCCGGAGGCCGCCCAGCTGGTCGCCAGCCGGACGCTCGACGTGCCGGACTTCCCCAAGCCGGGGGTCATGTTCAAGGACCTGATGCCGCTGTTCGCCGACGGCGTGGCGTTCCGCGAGGTGATCGACGGGATCATCGCCTACCACGGGCCCGACTCGTTCGACGCCGTGGTGGGCATCGAGGCGCGCGGGTTCGTGCTGGCCGCGGCCGTCGCGTACGCCACCGGGGTCGGCGTGGTGCCGGTGCGCAAGGCCGGCAAGCTGCCCCGCGCGACCCATTCGGCTTCCTACGCGCTGGAGTACGGCGAGGCGACGCTCGAGGTCCACCAGGACGCGTTCACCGCCGGCCACCGGGTGCTGGTGCTCGACGACGTGCTCGCCACCGGCGGGACCGCCGAGGCCACGCTCGACCTGGTGGAGCGTGCCGGCGGCACCGTCTCCGGCTTCACCGTCCTGCTGGAGTTGGGCTTCCTCGGGGGCCGGGAGCGGCTGGCCCCGCGTCCGGTCCATGCCCTGTTGACCGTGTGA
- the secF gene encoding protein translocase subunit SecF: protein MAKSGLAARLYRGEADLNIVGKRKLWFGVAGALVLIAVLSFALNGFKLGIEFAGGNSFQVPASVGTLDRAEQTVDEALAAEAPDVQVVTAQKVGGTSGEYYEMRTGQLTAEQANAAKTAMAEKFGIQADQISGSQVSEAWGSQVTSRAFLGLLIFLAVVTVYLVLRFEWRMAVAAIISLLTNLVLTSGIYSLVGFEVTPSTIIGFLTILGFALYDVVVVFDKVQENTRGITANNNLTYGEASNLALNQSLMRSLNTSVVALLPVGGLLFIGAGLLGAGTLKDLGLVLFVGMAVAFLTSILLATPLLVLLKNQDPRISAHNKRVHARRAAISRGEVTPKGAPRPAPSGDQPVEADAALAGAAPKVGARPSGKRPSGARGGRPGGGNRPGGAKRR from the coding sequence ATGGCTAAGAGTGGTCTGGCCGCCCGGCTCTACCGTGGCGAGGCCGATCTCAACATCGTCGGCAAGCGCAAGCTCTGGTTCGGTGTGGCCGGCGCGCTGGTGCTGATCGCCGTGCTGAGCTTCGCGCTCAACGGCTTCAAGCTCGGCATCGAGTTCGCCGGCGGCAACTCGTTCCAGGTGCCGGCCAGCGTCGGCACGCTGGACCGGGCCGAGCAGACCGTCGACGAGGCGCTGGCCGCCGAGGCCCCCGACGTGCAGGTGGTAACCGCGCAGAAGGTCGGCGGCACCAGCGGCGAATACTACGAGATGCGCACCGGGCAGCTCACCGCCGAGCAGGCCAACGCGGCCAAGACCGCCATGGCGGAGAAGTTCGGCATCCAGGCCGACCAGATCAGCGGCAGCCAGGTCTCCGAGGCGTGGGGCAGTCAGGTCACCTCGCGGGCGTTCCTCGGCCTGCTGATCTTCCTCGCCGTGGTGACGGTCTACCTGGTGCTGCGCTTCGAGTGGCGGATGGCGGTCGCCGCGATCATCTCGCTGCTCACCAACCTGGTCCTCACCTCCGGCATCTACTCGCTCGTCGGCTTCGAGGTCACCCCGTCGACGATCATCGGTTTCCTCACCATCCTGGGCTTCGCGCTCTACGACGTGGTGGTGGTCTTCGACAAGGTGCAGGAGAACACCCGCGGCATCACCGCGAACAACAACCTGACCTACGGCGAGGCGTCCAACCTGGCGCTCAACCAGAGCCTCATGCGGTCGCTGAACACCTCGGTGGTGGCGCTGCTCCCGGTCGGCGGCCTGCTGTTCATCGGTGCCGGCCTGCTCGGCGCGGGCACCCTGAAGGACCTGGGCCTGGTGCTCTTCGTCGGCATGGCGGTGGCGTTCCTCACCTCGATCCTGCTGGCCACCCCGCTGCTGGTGCTGCTGAAGAACCAGGACCCGCGGATCAGCGCGCACAACAAGCGGGTGCACGCCCGCCGGGCGGCCATCTCCCGGGGCGAGGTCACGCCGAAGGGCGCCCCGCGTCCCGCCCCGAGCGGCGACCAGCCGGTCGAGGCGGACGCGGCCCTGGCCGGCGCCGCGCCGAAGGTCGGCGCGCGCCCCAGCGGCAAGCGCCCCAGCGGCGCCCGGGGCGGCCGTCCCGGCGGGGGCAACCGGCCGGGTGGCGCGAAGCGCCGCTGA
- the secD gene encoding protein translocase subunit SecD — MAPPQGQMRPGRQLAVLGFIFVVLYLLVFFSGGASGGWKDRLEPRLGLDLIGGTRLTLEATNTVDGKPPTSENLEEARQIIESRVNGYGVAEAEVVTEGNRNIVISLPGENRDLTDVGSAAELRFRKVLKATDGSGAAAAPPPSPSATPAPSGSAQPSGSATPKPSGSASPKPSSSAKVSASPSAGGQGGMAPAPSASATPSATPSAAAPSPSASAEPVPQSIEQQRQAVQQKVGAAAWAAASGLQAPADLATDPSLADKLKPFGTLTPQEVAVLPVEMQFNVPTITCAQLDKRPAASIKDEKQKAVACESGAKYLLDVAKVLGTDVKNASAQLDQTSSWVVSLNFTGKGQEKWTALTRESFNNEGQACDQTALGQDGKCRVAVVLDNEIVSSPEIQGVLTGDSQITGSFDSKSANALASQLRYGALPVTFVPQEQQNVTATLGSSHLQAGLLAAGIGMLLVIIYSFFYYRLLGSVIFLSLVLSALLVFGALVVLGRSIGFTLTLAGIAGMIVSLGVAADSFVIYFERLKDEIREGRSPRSAVPRAWVRARRTIISANAITLMSAVVLYIVSVGTVKGFAFALGLATVLDLVVVFLFRHPIMTMFARTRAFLSPRVSGLGRALPARSAESGTARNPRVKEA, encoded by the coding sequence GTGGCACCACCTCAGGGACAGATGCGCCCCGGACGGCAGCTCGCCGTGCTCGGGTTCATCTTCGTCGTCCTCTATCTTTTGGTGTTCTTCTCGGGTGGCGCCAGTGGTGGCTGGAAGGACCGGCTGGAGCCCCGGCTCGGCCTGGACCTCATCGGCGGCACCCGGCTGACGCTCGAGGCCACCAACACGGTCGACGGCAAGCCGCCGACCTCGGAAAACCTCGAAGAGGCGCGCCAGATCATCGAGAGCCGGGTCAACGGCTACGGCGTGGCCGAGGCGGAGGTGGTCACCGAGGGCAACCGCAACATCGTCATCTCCCTGCCCGGCGAGAACCGTGACCTGACCGACGTGGGCAGCGCCGCCGAGCTGCGCTTCCGCAAGGTGCTCAAGGCCACCGACGGCAGCGGCGCCGCCGCCGCGCCGCCACCGAGCCCCAGCGCCACCCCGGCCCCGTCCGGCAGCGCCCAGCCCTCGGGCAGCGCCACGCCGAAGCCGTCCGGCAGCGCGTCGCCGAAGCCGAGCAGCAGCGCCAAGGTCAGCGCGTCGCCGAGCGCCGGTGGGCAGGGCGGTATGGCCCCCGCGCCGAGCGCGAGCGCCACGCCGTCGGCCACGCCGAGCGCTGCCGCGCCGAGCCCGAGCGCCAGCGCCGAGCCGGTGCCGCAGAGCATCGAGCAGCAGCGCCAGGCCGTGCAGCAGAAGGTGGGCGCCGCCGCGTGGGCCGCCGCCTCGGGCCTCCAGGCCCCGGCCGACCTCGCCACCGACCCGTCGCTGGCGGACAAGCTCAAGCCGTTCGGCACGCTGACCCCGCAGGAGGTCGCGGTGCTGCCGGTGGAGATGCAGTTCAACGTCCCCACCATCACCTGCGCCCAGCTCGACAAGCGGCCGGCCGCCTCGATCAAGGACGAGAAGCAGAAGGCGGTGGCCTGCGAGTCCGGCGCGAAATACCTGCTCGACGTGGCCAAGGTGCTGGGCACCGACGTCAAGAACGCCTCCGCCCAGCTCGACCAGACCAGCTCCTGGGTGGTCAGCCTCAACTTCACCGGCAAGGGCCAGGAGAAGTGGACCGCGCTGACCCGTGAGTCGTTCAACAACGAGGGTCAGGCGTGCGACCAGACCGCGCTCGGCCAGGACGGCAAGTGCCGGGTCGCCGTGGTGCTGGACAACGAGATCGTCTCCTCGCCGGAGATCCAGGGCGTGCTCACCGGCGACTCGCAGATCACCGGCAGCTTCGACAGCAAGTCGGCGAACGCGCTCGCCAGCCAGCTGCGCTACGGCGCACTGCCGGTGACGTTCGTCCCGCAGGAGCAGCAGAACGTCACCGCGACGCTGGGCTCCAGCCACCTCCAGGCGGGTCTGCTGGCGGCCGGCATCGGCATGCTGCTCGTCATCATCTACTCGTTCTTCTACTACCGGCTGCTCGGCTCCGTCATCTTCCTCAGCCTGGTGCTCTCCGCGCTGCTGGTCTTCGGCGCGCTCGTGGTGCTCGGCCGGTCGATCGGGTTCACGCTCACGCTCGCCGGCATCGCCGGCATGATCGTCTCGCTCGGCGTGGCGGCGGACTCGTTCGTCATCTACTTCGAACGGCTCAAGGACGAGATCCGCGAGGGTCGCAGCCCACGTAGCGCGGTGCCGCGGGCCTGGGTCCGGGCCCGCCGGACGATCATCTCGGCGAACGCCATCACGCTGATGTCGGCCGTGGTGCTCTACATCGTGTCGGTCGGCACGGTGAAGGGCTTCGCCTTCGCGCTCGGCCTGGCGACCGTGCTGGACCTGGTCGTCGTGTTCCTCTTCCGTCACCCGATCATGACGATGTTCGCCCGCACCCGGGCGTTCCTGTCCCCGCGGGTGAGCGGTCTGGGCCGGGCGCTGCCGGCCCGGTCGGCCGAGTCGGGCACGGCCCGCAACCCGCGCGTCAAGGAGGCCTGA
- the yajC gene encoding preprotein translocase subunit YajC has translation MLYAAASGGGAGGLTPILMIALLFVVMYFMMIRPQQKRRREAEQMQSALAPGDEVVTIGGLHGTVTAIEDETVLLEVAPGVQTRYARPAIARVVKRAEAPEAETISEETEPVKE, from the coding sequence GTGCTTTACGCAGCAGCGAGTGGCGGGGGAGCCGGCGGTCTGACGCCGATCCTCATGATCGCTCTGCTCTTCGTCGTCATGTACTTCATGATGATCCGTCCGCAGCAGAAGCGCCGTCGCGAGGCGGAGCAGATGCAGTCCGCCCTCGCCCCCGGCGACGAGGTGGTCACCATCGGCGGCCTGCACGGCACGGTCACCGCGATCGAGGACGAGACGGTCCTGCTGGAGGTCGCGCCGGGCGTGCAGACCCGTTATGCCCGTCCCGCCATCGCCCGGGTGGTCAAGCGGGCCGAGGCGCCCGAGGCGGAGACGATCAGCGAGGAGACCGAACCGGTCAAGGAGTGA